The Sporosarcina luteola genome contains a region encoding:
- the hutG gene encoding formimidoylglutamase gives MVNKINESIWTGRTDDIEDRASFRYHQVIELADIEQVSGGCAIIGFECEEGVRRNKGRLGAAEAPNALRGGLANLPWRFPETARLFDVGNIACDGEDLETAQQQLGEAVTAILSKGAKPIILGGGHETLYGHYLGVRESIGIDATLGIVNIDAHFDLRPYDEQPSSGTMFRQILEQDENAKYFVAGIQRYGNTQELFDRADLLDVTYVHEDEMIPGQLDKLMEALDDFMEQHDAVMLTLCTDVLNAAFAPGVSAPSPFGLDPSTVRAIIRKVARHEKTRSFDICEVNPALDEDGRTVKLGAYLVNESIASFFLKA, from the coding sequence GTGGTGAATAAAATCAATGAATCTATTTGGACAGGTCGTACTGATGATATAGAAGACCGTGCGAGTTTCCGTTATCATCAGGTTATTGAACTGGCCGATATTGAGCAAGTTTCTGGCGGATGCGCAATCATCGGTTTCGAATGCGAGGAAGGCGTCCGGCGGAATAAAGGCCGTTTGGGTGCGGCGGAAGCCCCGAATGCATTGCGCGGCGGGCTTGCGAATCTTCCGTGGCGATTCCCGGAAACCGCTCGGCTTTTCGACGTCGGCAATATTGCTTGTGACGGCGAAGACTTGGAGACTGCTCAACAGCAACTTGGCGAAGCGGTGACGGCGATCCTTTCGAAAGGTGCAAAGCCAATCATTCTTGGCGGCGGCCATGAAACTCTTTATGGGCATTATTTAGGAGTCCGCGAATCGATTGGCATAGATGCTACGCTTGGCATCGTCAATATTGATGCGCATTTTGATTTGCGCCCGTACGACGAACAGCCTTCTTCTGGAACGATGTTCAGGCAGATTTTAGAGCAGGATGAGAATGCGAAGTATTTCGTCGCCGGCATCCAGCGTTATGGAAACACGCAGGAACTTTTCGACCGGGCGGATTTGCTTGATGTTACATACGTGCATGAAGACGAAATGATTCCTGGGCAACTCGATAAGCTGATGGAAGCATTGGATGATTTCATGGAGCAGCATGACGCTGTGATGCTGACGTTATGTACGGATGTCTTGAATGCCGCGTTCGCACCAGGCGTAAGCGCTCCTTCTCCATTTGGGCTTGATCCATCCACAGTGCGCGCCATCATCCGGAAAGTGGCTAGGCATGAGAAAACGCGATCTTTCGATATATGCGAAGTAAATCCCGCATTGGATGAAGACGGACGGACTGTGAAGCTTGGCGCTTATCTTGTGAATGAATCGATTGCGTCATTTTTTTTGAAGGCGTAA
- a CDS encoding helix-turn-helix transcriptional regulator, with translation MKIRLLIKDSLEAQGLKWLLTSQWNDVEVEIAEGADVSTDAYLYIIDMNYIMTTEFELPPHAIWLGISSERTFQTVYKALSLKAEDILFRPFQPDRLVKQVQQIRFRWRNERTRLKGPVKPREAVVTYEDFLIGETKPEHPVLFSLIAPSRLDELDHLVRELELHDFPTAYDIFPFSDFVLVVHQLKDVHDLQEAYSIFFAQWKRQSDALLTVYLYADQSQNRTYRALYKKMRQFHERIFYDGYDILTIEQDDLQWRDMDPFLSPLEQREWVEMLEKRQVVSIREWMEQDFLTLESPFPDPEMVRVRLTSILAQIRRYMTAKSLKSQAMEQAYHALFETVIREPVMYHIIRTFLSFIAELLQSTEGIAEGKRTLADKVQERIAANYWDASWNLEACAEELRIHKSTLSRKYAGEAGESFSVALLRTRIEEAKRLLKETDLPIAEVSKSAGFTHSTYFSRRFKEETGMTPYQFRMR, from the coding sequence ATGAAAATACGACTACTCATCAAAGACTCCCTCGAAGCCCAAGGTCTGAAATGGCTGCTCACGTCCCAATGGAATGACGTGGAAGTTGAAATTGCAGAGGGGGCGGACGTTTCAACGGATGCGTATCTCTACATTATCGACATGAACTACATCATGACAACGGAATTCGAACTGCCGCCGCACGCCATCTGGCTCGGAATTTCCTCCGAAAGGACATTCCAAACGGTTTACAAAGCGCTCTCCCTGAAAGCGGAAGATATTTTATTTCGACCATTCCAGCCCGACCGGCTCGTCAAACAAGTCCAGCAAATCCGCTTCCGCTGGCGGAATGAAAGGACGCGGCTAAAAGGCCCTGTCAAACCACGGGAAGCAGTCGTCACATACGAAGACTTTCTCATCGGGGAGACAAAGCCGGAACACCCAGTGCTTTTCAGTTTAATCGCGCCATCGCGATTGGATGAGCTTGACCATCTCGTCCGCGAACTCGAATTGCATGATTTTCCGACCGCTTATGACATCTTCCCGTTTTCGGATTTTGTGCTCGTCGTCCATCAATTAAAAGATGTGCACGACCTGCAAGAGGCATATTCAATCTTCTTCGCGCAATGGAAACGTCAATCGGACGCCTTGCTAACGGTTTATTTGTATGCAGATCAAAGCCAGAATCGTACGTACAGGGCGCTTTATAAGAAAATGCGCCAGTTTCATGAGCGGATTTTCTATGATGGCTATGATATTTTGACGATCGAGCAGGACGACCTTCAGTGGAGGGACATGGATCCTTTTTTATCACCGCTTGAGCAGCGTGAATGGGTGGAGATGCTCGAAAAACGGCAAGTGGTGTCTATCCGGGAGTGGATGGAACAGGATTTCCTCACACTTGAATCTCCATTCCCTGACCCGGAAATGGTCCGTGTCCGGCTGACGAGCATTCTCGCGCAAATCCGCCGGTACATGACAGCAAAATCATTGAAGTCGCAGGCAATGGAGCAGGCGTACCATGCTTTGTTCGAAACAGTTATCCGTGAGCCGGTCATGTACCATATAATCCGGACTTTCCTCTCCTTCATTGCGGAGCTTCTCCAAAGTACTGAAGGTATCGCGGAAGGCAAAAGAACCCTTGCCGACAAAGTGCAGGAACGGATTGCGGCAAATTATTGGGATGCTTCATGGAACTTGGAGGCATGTGCGGAAGAGTTGAGAATTCATAAAAGTACGTTGAGCAGAAAATATGCAGGGGAAGCGGGCGAGTCTTTCAGCGTGGCATTGCTGAGAACCCGTATAGAAGAGGCGAAGCGTCTGTTGAAAGAGACTGATTTGCCGATTGCCGAAGTTTCCAAGTCTGCCGGCTTCACCCATTCCACGTATTTCAGCAGGCGGTTCAAAGAGGAGACGGGAATGACGCCGTATCAGTTTAGGATGAGGTAG
- a CDS encoding ECF transporter S component has protein sequence MQIIQRSTHSATRAKTFDLVLTAVLSTLVLVSTVFINIKLPIGQGGLIHLGTAALFIVSILFGPKKGALAGAIGMGLFDIFGGWAIWAPTTIVARALQGYIVGRIAWSKGHQGDHIGLNILGAIASIPVMLAVYFVGQGIMFGNWIQPFASIPGDLIQNIVGLLIAIPLCVALKKTPFFRKRF, from the coding sequence ATGCAAATTATACAACGAAGCACTCATTCTGCAACACGGGCAAAAACATTCGATTTGGTGCTTACTGCCGTTCTGTCGACGCTTGTCCTAGTGTCAACCGTATTCATCAATATCAAACTTCCGATCGGTCAAGGCGGCTTGATCCATCTAGGGACCGCTGCACTTTTCATCGTTTCGATTCTTTTCGGACCGAAAAAAGGGGCACTTGCCGGAGCCATTGGAATGGGATTATTCGATATTTTCGGCGGCTGGGCAATTTGGGCGCCTACGACAATCGTTGCCCGTGCTCTGCAAGGCTATATCGTCGGTAGGATCGCTTGGTCAAAAGGCCATCAAGGAGATCATATCGGACTCAACATCTTAGGTGCTATCGCATCTATTCCGGTCATGCTGGCAGTATACTTTGTTGGCCAAGGCATCATGTTCGGCAACTGGATCCAACCGTTCGCATCGATCCCGGGTGATCTCATTCAGAACATCGTCGGTCTGCTGATTGCCATCCCATTATGCGTCGCTTTGAAGAAGACACCGTTCTTTCGGAAGAGATTTTAA
- a CDS encoding pyridoxamine kinase yields the protein MKKVAVIQDMSSFGKCSLTAAIPVLSVMGVQAVPLPTAILTSQTEYPSYYCEDLTSKMNHFTEEWSKLSASFDGIHTGFVTGKEQIENIFSFLHTFYKEGTTLLVDPVMGDRGEMYDVFSTELISYMKELAKRADIITPNVTECCLLTGMSYDKLHNYKTNDDYLASIEEAGRQLQSMTGASLIITGLNPPAISETRYVGNMYIDGSRAYHSLQEYNGMSYSGTGDLFASVIMGGLMRGQDVAEAMELAEQFLNAAIEATAKEQIPSVAGVNFEAFLRMLL from the coding sequence ATGAAAAAAGTTGCGGTTATCCAAGATATGTCATCCTTCGGAAAGTGCTCGCTCACAGCGGCTATCCCGGTCTTATCTGTCATGGGCGTACAGGCAGTTCCGCTGCCGACTGCCATTTTGACGTCACAGACAGAGTATCCGAGCTATTATTGTGAAGATTTGACATCCAAGATGAATCATTTTACAGAAGAGTGGAGCAAGTTGAGCGCTTCTTTTGATGGCATTCATACGGGTTTCGTGACAGGAAAAGAGCAGATTGAAAACATCTTTTCATTTTTACATACGTTTTACAAGGAAGGGACTACGCTTCTTGTCGATCCGGTAATGGGCGATCGGGGAGAGATGTATGACGTTTTTTCTACGGAGCTGATTAGCTATATGAAGGAACTTGCGAAGCGTGCGGATATCATTACGCCGAACGTTACGGAGTGCTGTTTGCTGACAGGCATGTCATATGACAAGTTGCATAACTACAAAACAAACGACGATTATTTAGCATCAATCGAGGAGGCAGGACGCCAACTACAGTCAATGACCGGCGCAAGTCTCATTATAACTGGATTGAATCCTCCGGCCATTTCGGAAACCAGATACGTAGGTAATATGTATATCGATGGATCCCGCGCCTATCACAGTCTCCAGGAGTATAACGGCATGAGCTATTCAGGGACGGGTGATTTATTTGCATCCGTCATTATGGGCGGTTTGATGCGTGGTCAAGACGTTGCGGAGGCAATGGAGCTTGCAGAGCAGTTCCTAAACGCTGCCATCGAAGCGACAGCGAAGGAACAGATTCCAAGCGTAGCGGGCGTGAATTTCGAAGCGTTTTTAAGGATGTTGTTATAA
- the hutU gene encoding urocanate hydratase — translation MKADTVEKVVQYRGTELNTKGWQQEAALRMLMNNLHPDVAEHPEKLVVYGGIGKAARNWESFDAIVRSLKELENDETLLIQSGKPVAIFKSHTDAPRVLIANSNIVPAYANWDTFHELDKKGLMMYGQMTAGSWIYIGSQGIVQGTYETFAELAKQHFEESLKGTITLTAGLGGMGGAQPLAVTMAGGVCIGIEVDETRIDRRIETRYTDIKTDSLDEAIRLAEEAKVEGKALSIGLLGNAADVLPEMIARGFNPDVLTDQTSAHDPLNGYIPSGMSLEEAAELRASNPDEYVKRAKASMAKHVSAMVEMMDKGAITFDYGNNIRQVAKDEGVERAFDFPGFVPAYIRPQFCEGKGPFRWVALSGDPEDIRKTDEVILREFSYNTHLCNWIRMAQEKIQFQGLPSRICWLGYGERARFGKIINDMVASGELSAPIVIGRDHLDSGSVASPNRETEAMKDGSDVVSDWPILNAMINAVGGATWVSVHHGGGVGMGYSQHAGMVIVADGTKEAEARLERVLTSDPGMGIARHVDAGYDLAIQTAKEKGVNIPMMEGGNH, via the coding sequence ATGAAAGCGGATACAGTGGAGAAGGTAGTTCAATATAGAGGTACGGAATTGAATACGAAGGGATGGCAACAGGAGGCGGCGCTTCGGATGCTCATGAACAATTTGCATCCTGATGTGGCGGAGCATCCTGAGAAGCTCGTCGTTTACGGGGGAATTGGGAAGGCGGCGCGTAACTGGGAGAGCTTTGACGCCATTGTCCGTTCATTGAAGGAACTTGAGAATGATGAAACGTTATTGATCCAATCGGGTAAACCGGTTGCGATTTTCAAATCACATACAGATGCGCCTCGCGTGTTGATTGCCAACTCGAATATTGTGCCGGCTTACGCCAATTGGGATACATTCCATGAGCTCGACAAGAAGGGCTTGATGATGTACGGACAAATGACGGCGGGCAGCTGGATCTATATCGGGTCTCAAGGAATCGTCCAAGGGACATATGAAACGTTTGCGGAGCTTGCGAAACAGCATTTCGAGGAGTCATTGAAAGGAACGATCACGTTAACGGCTGGGCTCGGCGGCATGGGTGGTGCGCAGCCATTGGCAGTCACGATGGCGGGCGGCGTCTGCATCGGCATCGAAGTTGATGAAACGCGGATCGATCGCCGTATTGAAACGCGTTATACAGATATCAAAACGGATTCCCTTGATGAAGCGATCCGCCTTGCGGAAGAAGCGAAGGTGGAAGGGAAGGCGTTGTCGATCGGTCTTCTCGGAAATGCGGCAGATGTATTGCCAGAAATGATTGCACGTGGATTCAACCCGGATGTACTTACGGACCAGACATCTGCGCATGACCCGTTGAATGGCTATATCCCGTCCGGCATGTCGCTTGAAGAGGCGGCGGAGCTACGCGCTTCCAATCCGGATGAATATGTAAAACGGGCGAAAGCATCGATGGCGAAGCATGTTTCTGCAATGGTCGAGATGATGGATAAAGGCGCGATCACGTTCGATTACGGGAACAACATCCGTCAAGTGGCGAAGGACGAGGGCGTTGAGCGGGCATTTGATTTCCCTGGATTCGTTCCGGCTTATATCCGTCCGCAGTTCTGTGAAGGGAAAGGGCCTTTCCGCTGGGTGGCGCTTTCCGGAGACCCGGAAGATATCCGGAAGACAGATGAAGTCATTTTACGTGAATTCAGTTACAATACACATCTTTGCAATTGGATTCGGATGGCGCAGGAGAAGATTCAGTTCCAAGGATTGCCTTCTCGTATTTGCTGGCTAGGGTATGGCGAGCGTGCGCGTTTCGGGAAGATCATCAATGACATGGTTGCGAGCGGCGAATTAAGTGCACCGATCGTCATCGGACGTGACCACCTCGACTCGGGATCTGTTGCTTCCCCGAACCGTGAGACGGAAGCGATGAAGGATGGTTCAGATGTTGTTTCCGACTGGCCGATCTTGAACGCGATGATCAATGCTGTTGGTGGGGCGACTTGGGTATCAGTCCATCATGGCGGCGGGGTCGGCATGGGGTATTCCCAGCATGCGGGCATGGTCATTGTCGCAGACGGAACGAAGGAAGCGGAAGCGCGGCTTGAACGTGTCTTGACGTCAGATCCTGGAATGGGCATCGCGCGCCACGTCGATGCGGGCTATGACTTGGCCATTCAAACAGCGAAGGAAAAAGGGGTTAACATCCCAATGATGGAAGGTGGAAATCATTGA
- the hutI gene encoding imidazolonepropionase, which produces MKPIWIKHAAQLATIAGKNAPRKHKEMSELGIIEDGSVWIEDGVVTAIGTTEELERQFGDRASEADIIDATGRLVTPGLVDPHTHVVYGGSREREFEMRLEGATYMEIMNAGGGIHATTRMTREATEDELVEQSTRRLDSFLKHGVTTVEGKSGYGLDLETELKQLRATKRLNETHPIDLVPTFMGAHAVPQEYKGNEDEYIDSIINDMLPIVAEEKLAVFNDVFCEVGVFTPEQSERILEAGKKLGLIPKIHADEIESYGGAELAAKVGAISAEHLLKASDEGIKQMAEAGVIACLLPATALYLREDAAKGRQMVDEGVAVAISTDCNPGSSPTTSMPLVMNLACISMRLTPAEALVAATMNAACAIRMEDKVGSLEVGKQGDVVMWNISNYQELQYLFGVNHVDKVWKKGEMVVG; this is translated from the coding sequence TTGAAACCAATCTGGATTAAACATGCAGCACAACTGGCGACAATCGCGGGCAAGAATGCGCCGCGTAAGCACAAGGAAATGTCTGAACTAGGAATTATTGAAGATGGTAGTGTATGGATTGAAGATGGCGTCGTTACAGCAATCGGGACGACCGAGGAATTGGAGCGTCAATTCGGCGACCGTGCGTCCGAGGCGGACATTATTGATGCGACAGGGCGTCTCGTAACACCGGGACTCGTCGACCCGCATACGCATGTAGTCTATGGAGGAAGCCGAGAGCGCGAATTCGAAATGCGTCTAGAAGGCGCTACTTATATGGAAATCATGAATGCGGGCGGCGGAATCCACGCGACGACGCGGATGACACGTGAAGCAACGGAAGATGAATTGGTGGAGCAATCTACGCGCAGGCTCGATTCATTCCTGAAGCACGGTGTAACGACTGTCGAGGGGAAGAGCGGCTATGGCCTTGATCTGGAAACGGAGCTGAAGCAGCTGCGGGCGACGAAGCGGCTGAATGAAACCCATCCGATCGACCTCGTGCCGACATTCATGGGGGCGCATGCCGTTCCACAAGAATATAAAGGCAATGAAGATGAATATATTGATAGTATTATCAACGATATGCTTCCGATAGTTGCAGAAGAGAAGCTAGCGGTCTTCAACGATGTGTTCTGCGAAGTGGGTGTGTTCACGCCCGAACAATCGGAACGTATTTTGGAGGCCGGGAAGAAACTTGGGTTAATTCCAAAAATCCATGCGGACGAAATCGAATCGTATGGCGGGGCTGAGTTAGCTGCAAAAGTCGGCGCCATTTCAGCGGAACATCTGTTGAAGGCGTCTGACGAAGGGATCAAGCAGATGGCGGAAGCGGGAGTGATCGCTTGTTTATTGCCGGCAACTGCTTTGTACTTACGCGAGGATGCGGCAAAAGGGCGTCAAATGGTTGATGAAGGCGTTGCTGTCGCCATTTCGACGGACTGCAATCCGGGCTCGTCACCGACGACTTCGATGCCGCTCGTCATGAACTTGGCGTGCATCTCGATGCGTTTGACGCCTGCGGAGGCACTTGTCGCGGCGACGATGAATGCTGCTTGCGCCATCCGGATGGAGGACAAAGTCGGTTCGCTCGAAGTCGGCAAGCAAGGGGACGTCGTCATGTGGAATATTTCGAACTACCAGGAGTTGCAGTATTTATTCGGCGTGAATCATGTGGATAAGGTTTGGAAAAAGGGAGAAATGGTCGTAGGGTAA
- a CDS encoding YjiH family protein — MAQVGEKVTTRSNPGMWKFFVFSAIGAFMFFVPVTIGEKNSIMLDHIVTWIQTHFGGALPYYALVVILAGAVYPFVSGTWKKSTVNMVFSFFKVIGLVVGIMLVFSVGPGWLFDPSMGPFLLNKLVIPVGLLVPIGAVFLALLVGYGLLEFVGVLVQPIMRPIWKTPGRSAIDAVASFVGSYSLGLLITNRVYKEGKYTAKEAAIIATGFSTVSATFMVVVAKTLDLMSMWNLYFWTTLVVTFIVTAITVHLWPLRSIKNEYYEGSTPQPEVKPEGKRFAAAWNEAMETVSKAPTFAQNIVANVKDGLLMAMAILPSILSIGLLGLVLAEFTPVFDWLGYIFYPFTWALQLPEPMLVAKASALGIAEMFLPALLVVESALVVKFVIAVVSVSSIIFFSAVVPCIVSTEIPISIPQLIAIWVQRVILTIVIVTPIAYLLL; from the coding sequence ATGGCACAAGTGGGGGAGAAAGTTACTACGCGATCGAATCCGGGTATGTGGAAGTTTTTCGTCTTCAGCGCAATCGGTGCATTTATGTTTTTCGTGCCGGTCACGATCGGTGAAAAGAATTCAATCATGCTCGATCATATCGTCACATGGATTCAAACGCATTTCGGAGGGGCTTTACCGTATTATGCATTGGTCGTCATTCTAGCCGGAGCAGTGTATCCGTTCGTTTCAGGTACGTGGAAAAAATCGACCGTCAATATGGTCTTTTCATTTTTCAAGGTGATCGGCTTGGTTGTGGGGATCATGCTCGTTTTCAGCGTAGGACCTGGATGGCTTTTTGATCCAAGCATGGGGCCGTTCCTGTTGAATAAGTTAGTCATCCCTGTTGGATTATTAGTTCCGATCGGTGCGGTATTCCTTGCTTTGTTAGTCGGGTATGGCCTGTTGGAATTTGTCGGCGTCCTCGTGCAGCCGATCATGCGTCCGATTTGGAAGACGCCTGGCAGGTCGGCGATTGATGCCGTCGCTTCATTCGTTGGTTCGTATTCGTTGGGGCTTTTGATTACAAACCGCGTGTACAAGGAAGGGAAATACACAGCGAAAGAAGCTGCCATCATTGCGACAGGATTCTCGACGGTTTCCGCGACGTTCATGGTCGTCGTCGCCAAGACGCTCGACCTGATGAGCATGTGGAATTTGTATTTCTGGACGACGCTGGTTGTCACTTTTATTGTTACAGCAATCACTGTCCACTTATGGCCGTTGCGTTCAATCAAGAACGAGTATTACGAAGGTTCGACGCCGCAGCCGGAAGTGAAGCCGGAAGGGAAGCGCTTTGCAGCAGCCTGGAATGAAGCAATGGAAACTGTCTCGAAAGCGCCTACGTTCGCGCAAAATATTGTGGCGAACGTAAAGGATGGGTTGTTGATGGCTATGGCGATCCTGCCTTCCATCTTGTCGATCGGTCTCTTAGGGCTCGTCTTGGCAGAGTTTACACCTGTATTCGATTGGCTCGGCTACATCTTCTATCCGTTCACATGGGCGTTGCAGCTGCCGGAGCCGATGTTAGTTGCAAAAGCGAGTGCGCTCGGCATAGCGGAAATGTTCCTGCCGGCGTTGCTCGTTGTGGAATCGGCATTGGTCGTCAAGTTCGTCATTGCGGTCGTATCTGTTTCGTCGATCATCTTCTTCTCGGCGGTCGTGCCTTGTATCGTTTCGACGGAAATTCCGATCTCCATTCCGCAGCTTATTGCGATTTGGGTGCAGCGCGTCATCCTGACAATCGTTATTGTGACGCCGATTGCGTATTTATTGCTATAG
- a CDS encoding tetratricopeptide repeat protein translates to MIGRNDPCTCGSGKKYKKCCGKKGPDLIGLIVNEELDQVLGNFFGRYPKGDDRKEMTRMMREWILRLSDSWSKEDIEEAAGEFYLFIYNPSGWHEYIQEQLGKAKREAVISILKAWDEPFMLLAEVVGADDGMLEVRQLFTEEVYHVTRNEGMPADPGTLMFGSVLRDPRTREDAIAPISSMVFLAKWSKQTKQSLMELREAHEGKTPKEFIRAHALDIYELFIKRSLASLNELVEEVLVPSQLDALKALEGAMRELGQDADAREIMHKLAVAYFMNVQQEIASQPDLVAAAVWTGSKLGVVRGLEDNEAEIATRYEASSDGMKPYIEDLSSLYEEMMGSFDEPMANVVYDIGTDPRPSEKGLWETAMTTAGVVQSERKPNVDEGRAQMLAYEAYAAESEDERRELAAKAMAISPELSDALLLAAESESNPGKASAKFEKAIRNASKTFEPGENPWMNLPNRPFMRAAFAYGVHLFRQREFDEAADVFKDLVRMNPTDNQGARYEAVACLIHAQRFNEAAELMVRYEKGSQSDAAYLYLDWKLEHDASEGKSEEADEMLEKAAKANGHVLHLKTFKAKTIDYPKQLNIQPGSEEEARYIWLLLNGEN, encoded by the coding sequence ATGATTGGTAGAAACGATCCTTGTACGTGCGGGAGTGGGAAGAAATATAAGAAATGCTGTGGCAAGAAGGGGCCGGATTTAATCGGGTTGATTGTGAATGAAGAATTGGATCAAGTCCTTGGTAATTTCTTCGGGCGGTATCCGAAAGGGGACGACCGGAAAGAGATGACCCGCATGATGCGGGAATGGATTCTCCGTCTATCGGACAGCTGGAGCAAAGAAGATATTGAAGAGGCGGCGGGTGAGTTTTATTTATTCATTTACAATCCGTCGGGATGGCATGAATACATACAGGAACAGCTCGGGAAGGCGAAGCGCGAGGCGGTCATATCCATTTTGAAAGCCTGGGATGAACCTTTCATGCTATTGGCGGAAGTAGTTGGTGCGGACGATGGGATGTTGGAAGTCCGTCAGTTATTCACGGAAGAAGTCTATCATGTCACCCGGAATGAAGGGATGCCGGCCGACCCAGGAACATTGATGTTCGGCTCAGTGCTGCGTGATCCGCGGACAAGGGAGGACGCCATTGCACCGATTTCTTCGATGGTGTTCCTTGCGAAATGGAGCAAGCAGACGAAGCAATCGCTCATGGAATTGCGTGAAGCTCATGAAGGGAAGACGCCGAAGGAATTCATTCGTGCGCATGCGCTTGATATTTATGAGCTTTTCATTAAGCGGAGCTTGGCATCACTGAATGAATTGGTCGAGGAAGTGCTCGTCCCTTCGCAGTTGGATGCATTGAAAGCGTTGGAAGGGGCGATGCGCGAGCTTGGACAGGATGCCGATGCGCGTGAGATTATGCATAAATTGGCGGTCGCGTATTTCATGAATGTCCAACAGGAAATCGCCTCACAGCCGGATCTTGTTGCAGCCGCTGTTTGGACGGGTTCGAAGCTTGGCGTTGTGCGGGGACTTGAAGATAATGAAGCGGAAATTGCGACCCGATACGAAGCGTCCTCCGATGGGATGAAACCATACATTGAAGACTTGTCCTCCTTGTACGAAGAGATGATGGGCAGCTTCGACGAGCCGATGGCGAACGTTGTTTACGACATCGGCACCGATCCGCGACCTTCCGAAAAAGGGCTTTGGGAAACGGCGATGACGACGGCAGGAGTCGTCCAGTCGGAACGCAAACCGAATGTGGATGAAGGAAGGGCGCAAATGCTAGCGTATGAAGCGTATGCGGCGGAAAGTGAAGATGAACGCAGGGAACTTGCAGCAAAGGCAATGGCGATTTCACCCGAACTATCGGATGCGCTATTGCTTGCGGCGGAGTCAGAGAGCAATCCAGGGAAAGCATCCGCTAAATTCGAAAAGGCGATCCGTAATGCGAGCAAGACGTTCGAGCCGGGAGAGAACCCGTGGATGAACCTTCCGAACCGGCCGTTCATGCGGGCCGCTTTCGCGTATGGTGTCCATTTATTCCGGCAAAGAGAGTTTGACGAAGCGGCGGATGTGTTCAAAGATCTCGTCCGCATGAACCCGACGGATAATCAAGGCGCGCGGTATGAAGCGGTTGCTTGTTTGATTCATGCGCAGCGGTTCAATGAAGCGGCTGAACTTATGGTTCGCTATGAAAAAGGATCGCAAAGCGACGCGGCCTATTTATATCTGGATTGGAAACTTGAGCATGATGCATCTGAAGGGAAGTCCGAAGAAGCTGACGAAATGCTTGAAAAAGCGGCGAAGGCGAATGGGCATGTCTTGCATTTGAAGACGTTCAAGGCGAAGACGATTGACTATCCGAAACAATTGAACATCCAACCAGGAAGTGAAGAGGAAGCGCGTTATATTTGGCTATTGTTGAATGGCGAGAATTGA
- a CDS encoding TIGR00266 family protein — MNNHEIDFKLYGDDMQFVEVELDPGETVVAEAGSLMMMEDGIEMETIFGDGSGNSGGGIMGKLMGAGKRLITGESLFMTTFTNEGSGKKHASFAAPYPGKIIPMDLSQYNGKIICQKDAFLAAAKGVSVGVEFQRKLGVGFFGGEGFIMQKLEGDGMAFVHAGGTIIEKTLSPGETLRVDTGCLVAMTQDVNYNIEMVKGIKTALFGGEGLFFATLRGPGKVWVQSLPFSRLASRVFAAAPQTPGGGSRDEGSIAGGLFNMLGGK, encoded by the coding sequence ATGAACAATCACGAAATCGATTTCAAATTGTACGGAGACGATATGCAATTTGTAGAAGTTGAATTGGATCCAGGCGAAACAGTTGTCGCAGAAGCAGGTTCATTGATGATGATGGAAGACGGAATCGAAATGGAGACGATTTTCGGAGATGGCTCAGGAAATTCCGGCGGAGGCATCATGGGCAAGTTGATGGGAGCAGGAAAACGCCTGATTACAGGAGAAAGTCTCTTCATGACGACATTCACGAATGAAGGATCCGGCAAAAAACACGCCTCATTCGCAGCTCCTTATCCGGGAAAAATCATCCCGATGGATTTAAGCCAATACAACGGCAAGATCATCTGTCAGAAGGATGCATTTTTAGCTGCAGCAAAAGGGGTTTCTGTCGGGGTTGAATTCCAAAGAAAACTTGGCGTCGGCTTTTTCGGCGGCGAAGGATTCATCATGCAAAAGCTTGAAGGGGACGGCATGGCTTTCGTCCATGCCGGTGGAACGATCATCGAGAAGACCCTTTCTCCTGGCGAAACGCTGCGCGTCGATACAGGTTGCCTCGTCGCCATGACGCAAGACGTCAACTATAATATCGAAATGGTAAAAGGCATCAAGACAGCATTGTTCGGCGGCGAAGGATTGTTCTTTGCCACGCTGAGAGGACCAGGAAAGGTATGGGTCCAATCATTGCCATTCTCCAGACTCGCAAGCCGCGTCTTCGCAGCTGCACCGCAAACTCCAGGCGGAGGCTCACGTGATGAAGGCAGTATCGCAGGTGGATTGTTCAATATGCTAGGCGGGAAATGA